One Ctenopharyngodon idella isolate HZGC_01 chromosome 9, HZGC01, whole genome shotgun sequence DNA window includes the following coding sequences:
- the ybey gene encoding endoribonuclease YbeY isoform X2, which produces MGVVLRNLQNVVPLRRARLRKDVEILRHIFGVQKFDLGIICVDNRKIQRLNHIYRKRNQPTDVLSFPFYEDLRPGKIPCVLQRDEYNLGDIFLGVEYVMQQCKETSQDLHQTLTVVTAHGICHLLGYRHESEEDWNEFSLFSDRCRRRRVTSSASSTG; this is translated from the exons ATGGGAGTCGTCCTGCGGAACCTGCAGAATGTGGTTCCTCTGAGGCGCGCCAGACTGCGCAAAGACGTGGAGATCCTCAGACACATATTCGGCGTGCAGAAGTTTGACCTGGGCATCATCTGTGTGGACAACCGCAAGATCCAGCGGCTCAACCACATCTACAGGAAGAGGAATCAGCCCACGGATGTGCTGTCCTTCCCCTTCTATGAG GATCTGAGGCCAGGCAAGATCCCATGTGTCCTGCAGAGAGACGAGTATAACCTAGGGGACATCTTCTTAGGTGTGGAGTACGTGATGCAGCAGTGTAAAGAGACATCCCAGGATCTTCATCAGACTCTTACA GTGGTCACAGCTCATGGAATCTGCCACTTACTTGGATACAGACATGAAAGCGAAGAGGACTGGAATGA GTTTTCCCTGTTCTCCGACAGATGCAGGAGAAGGAGAGTTACATCCTCAGCGAGTTCAACAGGCTGA
- the ybey gene encoding endoribonuclease YbeY isoform X1: MGVVLRNLQNVVPLRRARLRKDVEILRHIFGVQKFDLGIICVDNRKIQRLNHIYRKRNQPTDVLSFPFYEDLRPGKIPCVLQRDEYNLGDIFLGVEYVMQQCKETSQDLHQTLTVVTAHGICHLLGYRHESEEDWNEMQEKESYILSEFNRLTGSRLEPLTKRCSTQDT; the protein is encoded by the exons ATGGGAGTCGTCCTGCGGAACCTGCAGAATGTGGTTCCTCTGAGGCGCGCCAGACTGCGCAAAGACGTGGAGATCCTCAGACACATATTCGGCGTGCAGAAGTTTGACCTGGGCATCATCTGTGTGGACAACCGCAAGATCCAGCGGCTCAACCACATCTACAGGAAGAGGAATCAGCCCACGGATGTGCTGTCCTTCCCCTTCTATGAG GATCTGAGGCCAGGCAAGATCCCATGTGTCCTGCAGAGAGACGAGTATAACCTAGGGGACATCTTCTTAGGTGTGGAGTACGTGATGCAGCAGTGTAAAGAGACATCCCAGGATCTTCATCAGACTCTTACA GTGGTCACAGCTCATGGAATCTGCCACTTACTTGGATACAGACATGAAAGCGAAGAGGACTGGAATGAG ATGCAGGAGAAGGAGAGTTACATCCTCAGCGAGTTCAACAGGCTGACGGGCAGCCGCCTCGAGCCCCTCACAAAGAGATGCAGCACACAGGACACGTGA